The proteins below are encoded in one region of Sphingobacterium sp. R2:
- a CDS encoding helix-turn-helix domain-containing protein, which translates to MTSIEDFLSEYFDILQIDADEVNCCVITLKDYRYAIDAVKLNFYLVVLCRRGACNVTVGHHDFSISSSTISIIPPQTLFSIKNFSGTFVADLLFFKSDFIKKGFVKSEVMEELLLINPDYPPIFDLEETKFQDFSYKFAKIKDETESQSPFCLEVSRLYILQILYDYNRVCELCLLNSDKLINRQYQVMYAFRKLVDKNFHQYKTVKEYAGLMYLSSKYLSECVKNQTGISALALIQNRIMLEAELLLKYATLSVKNISDKLGFTSTSSFSRFFKSVKGVSPIHYREKPKN; encoded by the coding sequence ATGACTTCTATAGAAGATTTTTTAAGCGAATATTTTGATATTCTGCAAATTGATGCAGATGAGGTAAATTGTTGTGTAATCACTTTAAAGGATTATCGGTATGCTATTGACGCCGTCAAGTTAAATTTTTACCTGGTCGTTTTATGCCGTCGGGGGGCATGTAATGTCACTGTTGGGCACCACGATTTTTCAATAAGTTCATCTACCATATCCATCATTCCGCCACAAACACTCTTTTCCATTAAAAACTTTTCAGGAACTTTTGTAGCTGATCTTTTGTTTTTTAAATCAGACTTTATTAAGAAAGGATTTGTAAAAAGTGAAGTTATGGAAGAGTTGTTGCTGATCAATCCAGATTACCCTCCCATTTTTGATCTGGAAGAAACGAAGTTTCAGGATTTCTCCTATAAATTCGCGAAAATAAAGGACGAAACAGAAAGTCAGTCACCCTTTTGTCTTGAAGTGTCCAGGCTATATATTCTGCAGATTTTATACGACTATAACAGAGTCTGTGAATTGTGTCTATTAAATTCGGACAAGTTAATTAATCGGCAGTACCAAGTTATGTATGCGTTCAGAAAACTGGTAGATAAAAATTTTCATCAGTACAAAACAGTAAAAGAATATGCAGGCCTCATGTATCTGTCGTCAAAATATCTAAGCGAGTGCGTGAAAAATCAGACCGGCATATCTGCTCTCGCTCTTATTCAAAACAGGATCATGCTCGAGGCCGAATTACTCTTAAAATACGCTACACTTTCCGTAAAAAACATTTCTGATAAACTGGGCTTTACTTCCACGTCCTCTTTTTCCCGTTTTTTCAAATCTGTAAAAGGTGTATCTCCCATACACTACCGTGAAAAACCGAAAAATTGA
- a CDS encoding DUF4468 domain-containing protein — MKNYILIGIFLLLFTNLAFSQYFTLAPTGFVSKENLDYTVVEVPGAKQQELYDNVLKSINSLYSNPKEGLTLVPGQAITLAAYQQRGLKTSAIAYYDVDYTLSFLFKDGKIRINSPTFSAQIMNYNGTWNKMDVKKFYFKGNGNPKKEKRHQFVNAYFNGLIKSILEKSANIDNW; from the coding sequence ATGAAAAATTACATCCTTATCGGAATATTTTTGCTTCTGTTTACAAATTTAGCATTTTCACAATATTTTACTCTAGCGCCAACAGGTTTCGTTTCAAAAGAGAATCTAGATTATACCGTAGTAGAAGTTCCTGGCGCTAAACAGCAAGAACTTTACGACAATGTATTAAAGTCGATCAATAGCTTATATTCCAATCCCAAAGAAGGCTTGACTTTGGTTCCCGGGCAAGCGATAACTTTAGCAGCCTACCAACAAAGAGGACTTAAAACATCCGCTATCGCTTACTACGATGTCGATTACACCTTGTCTTTTTTGTTTAAAGATGGAAAAATAAGAATCAACAGTCCAACTTTCAGTGCTCAAATTATGAACTACAACGGCACTTGGAATAAAATGGATGTGAAAAAATTTTATTTCAAAGGCAACGGTAACCCCAAAAAAGAGAAAAGGCATCAATTCGTAAACGCGTACTTTAATGGGCTGATTAAATCCATTCTTGAAAAATCCGCCAATATCGATAATTGGTAA
- a CDS encoding PD-(D/E)XK nuclease family transposase, with the protein MEFDMDRNRCSRRSHVTGRTYFYDVALCGKLTKEIFYDKLGCKMISLPLFNKQPEELKTVMDQWLYLLKHLSTMNRLPSFFDKISFR; encoded by the coding sequence TTGGAGTTCGACATGGATAGAAATCGGTGTTCTCGTAGATCCCATGTCACAGGGCGGACTTATTTCTACGATGTGGCGCTGTGTGGCAAATTGACCAAAGAAATATTTTATGATAAATTGGGATGTAAAATGATTTCGCTTCCATTATTTAACAAACAGCCAGAAGAACTAAAGACTGTTATGGATCAGTGGTTGTACTTACTCAAACATTTGAGTACCATGAATAGATTGCCATCATTTTTCGATAAAATATCATTTAGATAG
- a CDS encoding NAD(P)H-dependent flavin oxidoreductase yields MWRKTKFTKLLGIDLPIVQGPFGGKLSSEDLTALVSNKGGLGSYGGQPYDAAELISISRGIRKLTSKPFNINLWVNDQDATAGDFDESKFQQVIKLLEPYFEEVGAEPPTFPLPASPKFEEQIEAIFEIKPAVFSFVYGIPSEAILEKCRRLGIITIGTATTLDEAIAIEHAGVDAVVATGFDAGGHRVSFLDKPEESLIGTFSLIPQVADNLRIPIIGAGGVADARGVKAAMALGADAVQIGTAFLATRQSGASKIHREKLFSKEARYTTLTKVFTGRLSRGLKNRLTEELKEFQNSLAPYPLQGKIVGKLGAYPANSESNPELKSFWAGQGASILQYHDAEKLIAAISAEMER; encoded by the coding sequence ATGTGGAGAAAAACAAAATTCACTAAACTCCTTGGAATAGATTTACCCATCGTTCAAGGTCCCTTTGGTGGAAAACTATCCTCAGAGGATCTTACAGCACTAGTGTCAAATAAGGGCGGATTAGGCTCTTATGGTGGACAGCCGTATGATGCTGCCGAACTAATTTCTATATCTAGAGGCATCAGAAAATTGACCTCAAAACCATTTAACATTAATCTATGGGTTAATGATCAAGATGCTACGGCCGGAGATTTTGATGAAAGCAAGTTTCAGCAAGTTATCAAACTTTTGGAGCCATACTTTGAAGAGGTCGGTGCAGAACCACCGACATTTCCTTTGCCAGCGAGTCCTAAGTTTGAAGAGCAGATTGAAGCTATTTTTGAGATAAAACCAGCGGTTTTTAGTTTTGTTTATGGCATACCCTCTGAAGCAATTTTGGAGAAATGCCGGCGATTAGGAATCATAACGATAGGAACTGCTACTACGTTAGATGAAGCTATCGCTATAGAACATGCTGGAGTCGATGCCGTGGTAGCCACAGGCTTTGATGCAGGTGGGCATCGGGTTTCATTTCTGGATAAACCCGAAGAAAGTTTAATAGGAACGTTTTCATTGATTCCGCAAGTCGCGGATAACCTAAGAATCCCTATCATAGGCGCTGGCGGTGTTGCCGATGCCCGTGGGGTAAAAGCGGCAATGGCACTGGGTGCCGACGCTGTTCAAATAGGAACAGCTTTTCTGGCTACCCGGCAATCTGGAGCAAGTAAAATACATCGTGAAAAATTATTCTCAAAAGAAGCCCGCTATACAACATTGACCAAAGTTTTTACAGGACGATTATCAAGAGGATTGAAAAACCGCTTGACAGAGGAGTTAAAAGAATTTCAAAATAGTTTGGCCCCTTATCCATTGCAGGGAAAAATTGTTGGTAAACTGGGGGCGTATCCTGCAAATTCCGAATCGAATCCTGAATTGAAGTCGTTTTGGGCAGGTCAGGGGGCCTCTATTCTTCAATATCATGACGCAGAAAAACTGATTGCAGCTATTAGTGCTGAAATGGAAAGATAA
- a CDS encoding YceI family protein, protein MTKFNIQTASSTVNWTGKKILGLHTGTIQIKSGFLTFENDQIIDGEIQIDMTSIVITDISDKSIYKEFFDHLNHDDFFSVDQFKTASMKINNGRKENMHYFISGDLTIKNITQPIHFTATVEIFSDFLHALGEINIDRTLYNIRYGSGKFVPNLGDKLIYDEFVLQFKLVGQR, encoded by the coding sequence ATGACAAAATTTAACATTCAAACAGCAAGCAGCACTGTGAACTGGACAGGAAAGAAAATTCTGGGCTTACACACGGGAACTATTCAAATCAAAAGTGGTTTTTTGACTTTTGAAAACGATCAAATCATCGATGGAGAAATACAGATTGACATGACTTCAATTGTAATCACCGATATTTCTGACAAATCTATTTACAAGGAGTTTTTTGATCATTTAAACCACGATGATTTTTTCTCGGTCGATCAATTTAAGACAGCTTCTATGAAAATCAACAATGGAAGAAAGGAAAATATGCATTACTTCATTAGTGGTGATTTGACCATTAAGAATATTACACAGCCCATTCATTTTACGGCGACTGTAGAAATATTCAGCGATTTCTTGCATGCATTGGGCGAAATCAACATTGACCGGACATTGTACAATATTCGGTATGGTTCCGGAAAGTTTGTACCGAATTTGGGCGACAAATTGATTTACGATGAGTTTGTACTACAGTTCAAATTAGTTGGGCAACGCTAA
- a CDS encoding Crp/Fnr family transcriptional regulator, with translation MSKILREQFRKYIDITDVEFDYILSHFSFKKFKKHQFLIQEGQFVLNDYFLLSGCVKSYYTDEIGKIHILLFAIQDWWITDYEAYYYHKNAKVNIDCLEDTEVLCLSNENREKLCREFHQVEHFFRKKTNRRNVALQNRILSLLSSSAKERYEKFVQDYPSLVQKLPKHIVAAYLGVTRETLSRLYAPNN, from the coding sequence ATGAGTAAAATTTTGCGAGAACAGTTCCGAAAATATATCGATATAACAGATGTGGAGTTTGATTATATTTTGAGCCATTTTAGCTTTAAGAAATTCAAAAAGCATCAATTCCTCATACAGGAAGGTCAGTTCGTATTAAATGATTACTTTTTGCTCTCTGGCTGTGTGAAATCATATTATACTGACGAAATCGGTAAAATACATATTCTTCTTTTCGCTATTCAGGATTGGTGGATAACAGATTACGAAGCCTATTATTATCATAAGAACGCAAAAGTCAATATTGATTGTCTGGAAGATACCGAAGTGCTATGCCTTAGCAATGAAAACAGAGAAAAGCTCTGCCGCGAATTCCATCAAGTCGAACATTTTTTCAGAAAGAAAACAAACCGCAGGAACGTGGCGTTGCAAAACAGAATCCTATCCTTACTGAGCAGCTCTGCAAAGGAGCGTTATGAAAAGTTTGTACAAGACTATCCATCGTTGGTGCAAAAGTTGCCCAAGCACATTGTTGCTGCTTATCTTGGTGTAACAAGAGAAACACTGAGTCGCTTATACGCGCCAAACAATTGA
- a CDS encoding DoxX family protein, whose product MGNLIHTEANISLLILRVVAGIIILPYGLKKIGWKKNSPGKSFQGTIEMGVPYFIVFLVTVAQTLGAVSLLFGFLVRISALGNFIVMSGALVVHFKDGWSMNWYGKKNGEGIEYFVLILCILFVLMLDGGGLFSFDRFLMNFFCY is encoded by the coding sequence ATGGGAAATTTAATTCATACAGAAGCTAATATTTCATTATTAATATTAAGAGTGGTAGCTGGTATTATCATTTTGCCTTATGGATTAAAAAAAATAGGATGGAAGAAAAATAGTCCCGGAAAAAGTTTTCAGGGTACTATTGAAATGGGAGTTCCTTATTTTATTGTATTTTTGGTGACCGTAGCACAGACACTCGGCGCGGTTTCTCTCCTTTTTGGTTTTTTAGTAAGAATATCTGCTCTTGGTAACTTTATTGTGATGTCGGGTGCATTAGTTGTACATTTTAAAGACGGGTGGAGCATGAATTGGTATGGTAAAAAAAACGGTGAAGGGATAGAATATTTTGTTTTGATTTTATGCATCTTGTTCGTATTAATGTTAGACGGTGGAGGTTTATTTTCATTCGACCGCTTTTTAATGAACTTTTTTTGTTATTAA
- a CDS encoding NAD(P)-dependent oxidoreductase, translating into MKIAVIGATGFVGSRITNELVNRNHQVLAISRKENTSDKSNLQFAQVDVTDITTLTSSIEGVEIVVNAFSPDANNPNLAEDFMKGSLAIQEAVRSAGIKRYIIVGGGGSLLNEEGVAILDTLPQDLPFIPKAQATKAYFDVIKQEKDLDWAYFSPALEMNPGITIGRTGQYRLGTDHPVMNADGRNLLSAEDVAVVIADEVEKPRHHQTRFTAGY; encoded by the coding sequence ATGAAAATAGCTGTTATCGGTGCTACCGGTTTTGTGGGTAGTCGAATCACAAATGAATTAGTAAATAGAAATCATCAGGTTTTGGCGATTTCGAGAAAAGAAAACACTTCGGATAAAAGTAATCTGCAGTTTGCACAAGTGGATGTCACAGATATTACTACTTTGACATCATCCATAGAGGGGGTAGAAATAGTAGTGAATGCGTTCAGTCCAGACGCCAATAATCCAAATTTAGCAGAAGACTTTATGAAAGGTTCATTAGCCATTCAGGAAGCAGTTAGAAGTGCCGGTATTAAACGTTATATCATCGTGGGTGGTGGTGGAAGTTTGCTAAACGAAGAGGGCGTAGCGATCTTGGATACTTTACCACAGGATTTGCCTTTTATCCCGAAAGCTCAAGCAACAAAAGCTTATTTTGATGTGATAAAACAGGAGAAAGATTTGGATTGGGCGTATTTTAGCCCTGCTTTGGAGATGAACCCAGGTATCACGATCGGCAGAACCGGTCAATACCGTTTGGGAACAGACCATCCGGTGATGAACGCGGATGGAAGAAATTTGCTTTCAGCAGAGGATGTCGCTGTAGTGATTGCAGACGAAGTTGAAAAACCTCGACATCATCAAACTAGATTTACAGCAGGGTATTGA
- a CDS encoding DsbA family oxidoreductase, whose translation MRTKSDCPFCYIGKEKFETALSEFAYKNQVEVEWKSYQIMPELQTQPDKSIHEVLVDQKRISLEQAKQLNGYATQMAKHVGLTYNFDKTVPVNTLKAHQFQHFAKENGKGDQAEEIMFKAYFTDGKNVDDIPTLVSLGQSIGLDGVALQQALENQIYIQAVKKDITEAQEIGVNGVPYFVFDRKRAISGAQDPKVFLEILRKSFEEWREEKPKGKLDLIEGAVCKPDGTCEQ comes from the coding sequence ATACGAACTAAGAGCGATTGTCCTTTTTGTTACATCGGGAAAGAAAAATTCGAAACTGCCTTAAGTGAATTTGCTTATAAAAACCAAGTAGAGGTTGAATGGAAAAGTTACCAGATTATGCCGGAACTGCAAACCCAACCCGATAAGAGTATTCATGAGGTTTTAGTGGATCAAAAAAGGATAAGCTTAGAGCAGGCCAAGCAGCTTAATGGATACGCCACACAGATGGCAAAGCATGTAGGTCTGACCTACAACTTCGATAAAACAGTTCCTGTAAATACGCTAAAAGCTCATCAGTTTCAACATTTTGCTAAAGAAAACGGTAAGGGAGATCAAGCGGAAGAGATTATGTTTAAAGCCTACTTCACAGACGGTAAAAATGTTGATGACATTCCTACACTCGTTAGTTTGGGTCAATCGATAGGTTTAGACGGAGTGGCATTACAACAAGCCTTAGAGAATCAAATCTATATACAAGCGGTAAAAAAAGACATAACGGAAGCTCAGGAAATTGGTGTCAATGGGGTACCATATTTTGTTTTCGACAGGAAACGAGCAATTTCAGGAGCTCAAGATCCTAAAGTTTTCCTTGAGATACTACGAAAATCCTTTGAGGAGTGGAGAGAAGAAAAACCGAAAGGCAAACTTGACTTAATAGAAGGTGCTGTTTGTAAACCTGACGGTACATGTGAACAATAA
- a CDS encoding TonB-dependent siderophore receptor, with amino-acid sequence MILSSHKAFCQTAAVRGTIKSQTGERMPFVTVSLSESKKTVQTDNNGDYSFTTLQAGNYIISAKYLGANMESKQITLLNGQEMVVDFVLSLKERVLDGIEISGYRRFGKKESEQVAKLPLKNLENPQVYNVVPKEILQEQLIVTYNDVLKNVTGVSQGLVNGSNSFYMRGFENNSFIRNGIQDRKDNSLEVANIEHIEVLKGPSATLFGNSLTSFGGLINRVTKKPFDIAKGEISYTLGGFDLNRITADINTPLVKDAGLLMRTNIAYHDDGNYMDAGFTKRLFIAPSLLYKVNDRLTISIDAEIYQQKANDFHRLFPEMSFTKKSTESLGINWKRYYHGNDLTESKPSVSIYAEAAYQLSAKWKSQTLISQTKHSSVGYRVWNEIMQDSVNRNIRYSNSNYNSIEIQQNFNGDFELAGHRNRLVVGLDYYNARSNENFIIAYPFDRIGLKGKDPAYTHISKANVDAFLATLNPIRTISEQSTYSAYFSDVFNISHNFLAMASLRIDHFASGGSYDLAADTVTGKFSQTNLSPKLGLVYQLIPDKISLFGNYMNGFANNGPAIQPDGARTVFKPSNANQWEAGLKLNLLDGKLNSTISYYDIKVNDILRPDPTRNGFTIQDGGQISSGLETELIVNMVKGFNIIAGYAYNKAYSINTNADIDGLRQWTGPAQTANLWVNYAFQAKALQGFSIGGGGNYNSKAYISQSRQFGEFHIPEYLVMNAVAGYDTKRFRISFKVDNLTNKLYWGSYVNQMMPRRFSANLAVKL; translated from the coding sequence ATGATTTTATCGTCCCATAAAGCATTCTGCCAAACAGCAGCAGTGCGTGGTACAATAAAATCACAAACTGGGGAACGAATGCCATTTGTAACGGTATCGCTTTCGGAAAGCAAAAAAACAGTCCAAACTGACAATAATGGAGATTACAGCTTTACCACATTACAAGCTGGAAATTATATAATCTCTGCCAAATATTTGGGCGCAAACATGGAGTCAAAACAAATCACATTACTTAATGGTCAGGAAATGGTGGTAGACTTTGTATTAAGTCTAAAAGAAAGGGTACTTGACGGCATCGAAATCTCGGGATACCGCAGGTTTGGAAAGAAAGAATCCGAACAGGTAGCAAAGTTACCTTTAAAAAATTTGGAGAATCCCCAAGTATACAATGTTGTGCCCAAGGAAATTTTGCAGGAACAGCTCATCGTGACGTACAATGATGTGCTAAAAAATGTAACCGGTGTGAGCCAGGGTCTGGTCAATGGAAGCAACTCCTTTTATATGCGCGGTTTTGAGAACAACAGTTTCATCAGGAATGGCATCCAGGATAGAAAAGATAATAGTTTGGAAGTCGCTAATATAGAACACATCGAAGTATTGAAAGGCCCGTCGGCCACCTTATTTGGAAATAGTTTGACCTCGTTTGGTGGATTGATTAACCGGGTGACAAAGAAACCTTTCGACATAGCTAAGGGGGAGATTTCATATACATTGGGCGGATTCGACCTGAATAGAATTACTGCCGACATTAACACCCCCCTGGTAAAAGATGCTGGACTTCTGATGCGCACAAATATTGCTTACCACGATGATGGCAATTACATGGATGCAGGTTTTACCAAACGTCTTTTTATTGCACCATCTCTCTTGTATAAAGTAAATGATCGTTTAACAATTTCGATCGATGCGGAGATCTATCAACAGAAAGCAAATGACTTCCATCGCCTATTTCCCGAAATGTCATTCACAAAAAAAAGCACAGAAAGCTTGGGAATCAACTGGAAGAGATATTATCATGGGAACGACCTAACGGAATCTAAACCATCCGTTAGCATTTATGCTGAAGCCGCTTATCAATTGTCAGCTAAGTGGAAGTCACAAACGCTGATCTCGCAAACAAAACACTCCAGTGTTGGCTACCGCGTATGGAATGAAATTATGCAGGACAGTGTGAATAGAAACATCCGATATAGTAACTCAAATTATAATAGTATTGAAATTCAACAAAATTTCAATGGAGACTTCGAGCTTGCCGGCCATCGCAACCGTTTGGTAGTGGGGCTGGATTATTATAACGCCCGATCCAATGAAAACTTCATTATTGCCTACCCGTTCGACCGTATTGGTTTAAAAGGAAAAGATCCAGCTTATACTCATATTTCGAAAGCTAATGTAGATGCATTTTTAGCCACACTAAATCCCATACGTACAATCAGTGAACAAAGCACTTATAGCGCCTACTTTTCTGATGTTTTTAATATATCTCATAATTTTTTGGCCATGGCGAGCCTTCGCATTGACCACTTTGCATCTGGGGGCTCATACGATCTGGCGGCTGATACGGTTACCGGAAAGTTTAGCCAAACAAATCTTTCGCCGAAATTGGGACTCGTGTACCAGCTTATACCAGACAAAATATCTTTATTTGGAAATTACATGAACGGATTCGCAAACAATGGTCCTGCTATACAGCCCGATGGTGCACGAACGGTTTTTAAGCCAAGCAATGCTAATCAATGGGAAGCCGGCCTCAAACTTAATTTGCTTGATGGCAAATTAAATTCGACAATAAGTTATTATGATATTAAAGTGAACGATATCCTCAGACCTGATCCCACCCGCAATGGTTTCACTATACAGGACGGGGGACAAATCAGTAGCGGACTGGAAACAGAATTAATTGTCAACATGGTGAAAGGTTTCAATATTATTGCTGGATATGCTTACAATAAAGCTTACTCCATAAATACAAACGCCGATATCGATGGATTACGTCAGTGGACGGGACCAGCGCAAACTGCCAATTTATGGGTAAACTATGCATTTCAGGCTAAAGCCTTACAGGGATTCTCAATTGGTGGAGGTGGTAATTATAATAGCAAAGCCTACATCAGTCAATCGCGTCAGTTTGGTGAATTTCATATTCCCGAATACCTGGTCATGAATGCTGTGGCGGGTTATGACACCAAAAGATTCCGGATAAGCTTTAAAGTGGATAACCTCACAAATAAGCTATACTGGGGTAGTTACGTCAACCAAATGATGCCTAGGCGTTTTTCCGCTAATTTAGCCGTAAAACTTTAA
- a CDS encoding GNAT family N-acetyltransferase, with amino-acid sequence MIKIVVLNNTNIDANIQNQVSELFKQLSPNKRQSRLDEVLTENNKVSVLACFIGDRIVGIASMAVYRVISGSKGWIEDVVVDKDYRGMGIGRKLIEKLLAISIEQQLIEVLLFTEEHRTSAIELYEKLGFNKRDSNIYILKKR; translated from the coding sequence ATGATTAAAATAGTAGTTTTAAACAATACCAATATCGATGCAAATATTCAAAATCAAGTTTCTGAACTATTTAAGCAATTGAGCCCTAATAAGCGACAATCAAGATTGGATGAAGTTTTAACGGAAAACAATAAGGTTAGCGTACTTGCATGCTTTATAGGGGACAGAATCGTCGGCATTGCCTCAATGGCAGTCTATCGTGTAATATCGGGCAGCAAAGGCTGGATTGAGGATGTTGTCGTAGACAAAGACTATCGCGGAATGGGGATTGGCAGGAAACTCATCGAAAAACTGCTAGCTATTTCCATCGAACAGCAGCTAATTGAAGTTCTGCTATTTACCGAAGAACACCGCACATCGGCTATAGAATTATATGAAAAGCTTGGTTTCAATAAAAGGGATAGCAACATCTATATATTGAAGAAAAGATGA
- a CDS encoding nuclear transport factor 2 family protein → MKNTTILHTANEFVSKGDNESFLAYCTPQTKWVFVGDRILNGKDEVRAYMQEYYKEPPVFNVEKTIEEGDFVTVTGEIRLKSKIGKYEHFDYCDIWRFEDGKIAELKAFVIQKP, encoded by the coding sequence ATGAAAAATACAACAATTTTACACACCGCCAATGAATTTGTATCCAAAGGAGATAATGAAAGCTTCTTAGCATACTGTACGCCGCAAACAAAATGGGTTTTCGTTGGAGATCGGATTTTAAATGGAAAAGATGAAGTTCGTGCTTACATGCAAGAGTATTATAAAGAACCGCCAGTTTTCAACGTTGAAAAGACCATTGAGGAGGGCGATTTTGTTACAGTGACTGGAGAAATCCGATTGAAAAGTAAGATCGGAAAATATGAACATTTTGATTATTGTGACATTTGGAGATTTGAAGATGGAAAGATAGCGGAGCTTAAAGCCTTTGTCATCCAGAAACCCTAA
- a CDS encoding TetR/AcrR family transcriptional regulator, with protein MDKKEERLQHILSTTIAILTEQGAEKLSMRMVAKRADISLSNLQYYYRDKNLLFIATVEFYFESCKKELTEAIKLLTADSLPDKNTFLKKVLSMLLIDSKSSHQTLMFQEIWTLAARNKELEHAVEAYYKIYCIWMIDLVAKFCSKPEEIVSFLIPFVEGYTIVHNVIPSTKENVIAMMLKIISIVDK; from the coding sequence ATGGATAAAAAAGAAGAGCGGTTACAACACATTTTATCAACAACGATAGCGATCCTTACTGAACAAGGAGCGGAAAAGCTATCGATGAGAATGGTTGCTAAACGTGCCGATATATCGCTAAGTAATCTCCAATATTATTATAGGGATAAGAATCTCCTCTTCATTGCCACAGTTGAGTTTTACTTTGAAAGCTGTAAAAAGGAGCTTACAGAGGCTATAAAACTTTTAACAGCGGATAGTCTTCCCGATAAAAATACTTTTTTGAAAAAGGTGTTGAGCATGTTATTAATCGATAGCAAATCCAGTCATCAAACACTAATGTTTCAGGAAATATGGACTTTGGCCGCTAGAAATAAAGAATTGGAGCATGCAGTAGAAGCATATTATAAAATATATTGTATTTGGATGATCGATCTGGTTGCCAAATTTTGCAGTAAACCTGAGGAGATTGTCAGCTTTCTTATCCCTTTTGTTGAAGGTTATACAATTGTTCATAATGTAATTCCTTCGACCAAAGAAAACGTGATCGCAATGATGTTAAAAATAATTTCTATCGTGGATAAGTAA